In the genome of Actinomadura graeca, one region contains:
- a CDS encoding MarR family winged helix-turn-helix transcriptional regulator: MAALNSRETELWRVWTSAAEIVRARVADDVARATGLSGPDFGVLSRLAELGGGRLRQNELAASMGWHRSRLSHHLTRMARRGLVVRVEAGGGVDVVATDRGDELHAAARPVHAEAVRRHLLDAIPPGLHDDVRELLARLADPRALPHLYARGSGPLR; encoded by the coding sequence ATGGCCGCGTTGAATTCCCGGGAGACGGAACTGTGGCGGGTCTGGACGAGCGCCGCGGAGATCGTCCGGGCGCGGGTGGCCGACGACGTCGCGCGGGCGACCGGGCTGTCCGGGCCCGACTTCGGGGTGCTGTCCAGGCTGGCGGAGCTGGGCGGGGGACGGCTCCGCCAGAACGAGCTGGCCGCGTCGATGGGCTGGCATCGCAGCCGGCTGTCCCACCACCTGACCCGGATGGCGCGGCGCGGCCTCGTCGTCCGGGTGGAGGCCGGCGGCGGCGTCGACGTCGTCGCGACCGACCGCGGGGACGAGCTGCACGCCGCCGCCCGTCCCGTCCACGCCGAGGCGGTGCGCCGCCACCTGCTGGACGCGATCCCGCCCGGACTGCACGACGACGTGCGCGAACTCCTCGCCAGGCTGGCGGACCCGCGGGCCTTGCCGCACCTGTACGCGCGGGGATCGGGGCCACTACGCTGA